One Rhizobiales bacterium GAS188 DNA window includes the following coding sequences:
- a CDS encoding Nicotinamidase-related amidase, whose product MSLSLDPRTTALVLIDVQKGILPLPLAPYDAARIVENGATLGRRFAEAGATLVLVHVAYSSSYADKPSQAVDVPMPAPPGGLPAQWSEFAPEIEALPADIIITKRQWGAFHGTELDLQLRRRGITTIVLGGIATNFGVESTAREAWQHNYAVVVVEDACTSVGTDLHRFSVENILPRVARVRRTAEIVAALQSA is encoded by the coding sequence ATGTCGCTGAGCCTTGATCCCCGGACGACCGCCCTGGTGCTGATCGATGTGCAGAAAGGTATCCTGCCCCTGCCGCTCGCGCCTTATGACGCGGCCCGGATCGTGGAGAACGGCGCGACCCTCGGCCGGCGTTTCGCAGAGGCCGGGGCGACGCTGGTGCTTGTGCATGTCGCCTATTCGAGCAGCTATGCCGACAAGCCGAGCCAGGCCGTCGATGTTCCGATGCCCGCGCCTCCTGGCGGGCTGCCGGCGCAATGGTCGGAGTTCGCCCCCGAGATCGAGGCGCTGCCCGCTGACATCATCATCACCAAGCGGCAATGGGGAGCTTTCCACGGCACCGAGCTCGATCTGCAGCTTCGCCGGCGCGGCATCACCACCATCGTGCTCGGCGGCATCGCTACGAATTTCGGCGTCGAGTCGACAGCGCGGGAGGCTTGGCAGCACAATTATGCGGTAGTCGTCGTCGAGGATGCCTGCACCAGCGTCGGCACCGATCTGCACCGGTTCTCGGTAGAGAACATCCTGCCGCGTGTCGCGCGCGTGCGCAGAACGGCGGAGATCGTGGCGGCCTTGCAGTCCGCTTAA
- a CDS encoding transcriptional regulator, TetR family, with product MSSQTAREKSAVNVRTPRLRRGKARVVALMAAGEAVFAEQGYDAATMTEIAARATASIGSLYQFFPTKELLAATLHGEQLDALSRRLDELRQNAAGEAASKLADRLFGCLSEFLVQHPAFIALADRRPVDKARKRATRTRMQDQIAALLSQASPPLPPGRSEIMAAIILQLMKAAVALSGGDDELRRDAMLAELRQMLRTHLESIES from the coding sequence ATGTCCTCACAAACTGCAAGAGAAAAATCCGCGGTGAATGTCCGCACCCCGCGGCTGCGGCGCGGCAAGGCGAGGGTCGTAGCCCTGATGGCGGCGGGAGAAGCGGTGTTCGCCGAGCAGGGGTACGACGCTGCAACGATGACGGAGATCGCCGCCCGGGCCACCGCATCGATCGGGTCGCTCTATCAGTTCTTCCCAACCAAGGAGCTGCTGGCTGCAACCCTGCATGGCGAGCAGCTCGATGCCCTGTCGCGCAGGCTCGACGAGCTGCGCCAGAACGCCGCAGGCGAGGCGGCATCGAAACTGGCCGATCGCCTGTTCGGCTGCTTGTCCGAGTTCCTCGTCCAGCATCCGGCCTTCATCGCTCTCGCCGACAGGCGCCCCGTCGACAAGGCGCGCAAGCGCGCGACGCGGACGCGGATGCAGGACCAGATCGCCGCATTGCTGTCGCAAGCCTCGCCGCCGCTGCCGCCCGGCCGGTCGGAGATCATGGCCGCCATCATCCTGCAGTTGATGAAGGCTGCCGTTGCGCTCAGCGGCGGCGATGACGAGCTCAGACGAGACGCCATGCTCGCCGAACTCCGCCAGATGCTCAGAACGCATCTGGAATCCATTGAGAGCTGA
- a CDS encoding iron(III) transport system substrate-binding protein translates to MRDFQRSMIAACVAMGIAAASSAAQAQSGRLVLYTSQPDKDAQETVKAFKTHAPDVDVEIFRSGTIEVMSKLAAEFAGGQPKADVLLIADAVSMEALKLENRLLQYNDAKVDGLREGSIDPERYYFGSKLITTGIVYNTAATLRPDSWGDLAKPEYKGQVAMPSPLYSGAAAIMLSAMTERPDLGWTYFEALQANEAVPMRGNGAVLKSVATGEKPYGVLVDFMALTARQKGSPIAFVFPKEGVPAVTEPVAILKTTQNQAAAKAFVDFILSDEGQKLAVSQGYIPAKTSIPGPIWLPEGVTINIISKNLKSILSHTDADKKRFAEMFGG, encoded by the coding sequence ATGCGCGATTTCCAGCGATCCATGATTGCCGCCTGCGTCGCCATGGGCATTGCGGCGGCGTCCAGCGCGGCGCAGGCTCAATCCGGCAGACTGGTTCTGTATACCTCGCAGCCCGACAAGGACGCGCAGGAGACCGTCAAGGCGTTCAAGACGCATGCCCCTGACGTGGACGTGGAGATCTTTCGCTCCGGCACCATCGAGGTGATGAGCAAATTGGCCGCCGAGTTTGCCGGGGGTCAACCGAAAGCCGATGTGTTGCTGATCGCCGATGCGGTGAGCATGGAGGCGTTGAAGCTCGAGAACCGCCTCCTCCAATATAATGATGCCAAGGTCGATGGCTTGCGCGAAGGCTCAATCGACCCCGAGCGCTATTATTTCGGCTCCAAGCTGATCACGACCGGGATTGTCTACAACACGGCGGCGACGCTGCGGCCTGACTCTTGGGGCGACCTCGCGAAGCCGGAGTACAAAGGTCAGGTTGCGATGCCGAGCCCGCTCTATTCCGGCGCAGCAGCGATCATGTTGAGCGCGATGACCGAGCGACCCGACCTGGGCTGGACTTATTTCGAAGCCCTGCAAGCGAACGAGGCCGTCCCGATGCGCGGCAATGGCGCCGTCTTGAAGTCGGTCGCGACGGGCGAGAAGCCATATGGGGTGCTCGTCGACTTCATGGCCCTGACCGCGAGGCAGAAGGGATCGCCGATTGCGTTCGTGTTCCCGAAGGAAGGCGTGCCCGCGGTCACCGAGCCGGTCGCCATCCTGAAGACGACGCAAAACCAGGCGGCCGCCAAAGCCTTCGTCGATTTCATCCTCTCCGATGAAGGGCAGAAGCTCGCGGTGTCCCAAGGCTATATACCAGCAAAGACTTCGATTCCGGGCCCGATTTGGTTGCCGGAAGGGGTCACCATCAACATCATCTCCAAAAATTTGAAGTCGATCTTGTCGCATACCGATGCCGACAAGAAGCGCTTTGCCGAAATGTTCGGCGGCTGA